Proteins found in one Venturia canescens isolate UGA chromosome 6, ASM1945775v1, whole genome shotgun sequence genomic segment:
- the Papss gene encoding bifunctional 3'-phosphoadenosine 5'-phosphosulfate synthase 2, protein MSNQSNEMPKKRMMTTCTNVSAQAHHVSRAKRGQTLGSLRGFRGCTVWLTGLSGAGKTSIAFQVEKFLVERGIAAYGLDGDNVRTGLNCNLGFSKEDRNENIRRVAEVAKLFADSGQICLCSFVSPFEEDRQMARRIHKDFDLPFFEVFVDTPLNVCEARDTKGLYKKARQGAIKGFTGIDQMYERPENPDLIVKTENCTLEDSAATVVDLLEKNCIVPNLTSHGTPIRELFVPESRVDSAKAEAETLSFLEINEIDVQWLQILAEGWAAPLTGFMREDQFLRTQHLRYLSDNGAEVSQSVPIVLAISTADKNRLESLSAVTLKYAGKSLAILRKPEFYDHRKEERCARQFGTTDQRHPYVKMIYESGDWLVGGDVEVLEKIKWHDGLDEYRLTPNEIRLKCKEMKADAVFAFQLRNPIHNGHALLMQDTRERLLSDRGFKNPVLLLHPLGGWTKDDDVPLPTRIRQHKAVLEEGILDARSTLLAIFPSPMMYAGPVEVQWHAKARMNAGANFYIVGRDPAGIPHPDKNMTPDGNLYDPSHGARVLSMARGLQTLEIIPFRVAAYDTKNKRMAFFEPERRQDFDFISGTRMRGLARSGEVPPDGFMAPKAWQVLAEYYQNVDKN, encoded by the exons ATGTCAAATCAGAGCAACGAAATGCCGAAAAAACGAATGATGACG ACGTGCACAAACGTTTCGGCCCAAGCCCATCACGTGTCTCGGGCGAAAAGAGGTCAAACGTTGGGATCGCTGCGAGGTTTCCGTGGCTGTACGGTATGGCTTACGGGTCTCTCCGGAGCGGGAAAAACTTCGATAGCCTTTCAAGTGGAGAAATTTTTGGTGGAGCGTGGAATAGCGGCGTACGGCTTGGACGGTGACAACGTGAGAACCGGTCTCAATTGTAACTTGGGCTTCAGCAAAGAGGACCGCAACGAAAATATACGCCGAGTGGCCGAAGTCGCAAAGCTGTTTGCGGACAGCGGTCAAATATGTTTGTGCAGCTTCGTTTCGCCCTTCGAGGAAGATCGCCAAATGGCTCGGAGAATTCACAAGGATTTCGACCTCCCGTTCTTCGAAGTTTTCGTCGACACGCCTCTCAACGTCTGCGAAGCTCGCGACACCAAAGGATTGTACAAAAAAGCGAGGCAAGGAGCGATCAAAGGCTTCACTGGCATCGACCAGATGTACGAACGACCTGAAAATCCTGACTTGATCGTCAAGACCGAAAATTGTACCCTCGAAGACTCCGCGGCCACGGTCGTCGAccttctcgagaaaaattgcATTGTTCCCAATCTCACGAGTCACGGTACACCCATTCGTGAGTTATTCGTACCCGAATCGAGAGTCGACAGTGCCAAGGCTGAAGCTGAGACTCTCAGCTTCCTTGAAATCAACGAAATCGATGTCCAATGGCTACAAATTTTGGCAGAAG GCTGGGCAGCTCCTCTGACAGGTTTCATGCGAGAAGACCAATTCCTGCGAACTCAACATTTGAGATATCTGAGCGACAATGGGGCGGAAGTTAGCCAATCTGTGCCAATAGTATTGGCGATAAGCACCGCGGATAAAAATCGTTTGGAAAGTCTTTCCGCTGTAACCCTCAAATACGCTGGCAAATCATTAGCTATTTTGAGAAAACCAGAATTTTACGATCACCGGAAAGAGGAAAGATGCGCTCGGCAATTCGGCACAACCGATCAGCGACATCCGTACGTCAAAATGATCTACGAATCTGGCGACTGGCTTGTCGGCGGTGACGTCGAAGTgctcgaaaaaatcaaatggcACGATGGACTCGACGAGTATAGACTCACTCCCAACGAAATACGATTGAAATGCAAGGAAATGAAAGCCGACGCGGTCTTTGCCTTCCAGCTTAGAAATCCTATTCACAATGGACACGCTCTGCTTATGCAG GATACCCGAGAACGTTTGCTGAGCGATCGTGGCTTCAAAAACCCAGTCTTGCTTCTGCATCCACTCGGTGGTTGGACGAAAGACGACGACGTGCCTCTGCCCACGAGAATTCGTCAACACAAAGCTGTTCTCGAGGAAGGAATATTGGACGCGAGATCAACGCTTTTGGCCATTTTCCCAAGTCCAATGATGTACGCGGGCCCTGTGGag GTTCAATGGCACGCGAAAGCTCGAATGAACGCAGGAGCAAATTTTTACATCGTCGGACGAGACCCGGCGGGAATTCCTCATCCCGATAAGAATATGACACCCGATGGAAATCTGTACGATCCATCGCACGGTGCAAGAGTATTGTCAATGGCTCGTGGACTTCAAACTCTAGAAATAATTCCATTCAGAGTGGCAGCTTATGACACGAAAAACAAGAGAATGGCGTTTTTCGAGCCTGAGCGTCGGCAAGATTTTGATTTCATATCTGGCACGAGGATGCGCG gttTGGCCAGGTCCGGTGAAGTTCCACCCGATGGTTTCATGGCTCCAAAAGCTTGGCAGGTGCTCGCAGAATATTACCAGAACGTAGACAAAAATTGA